Proteins encoded in a region of the Triticum dicoccoides isolate Atlit2015 ecotype Zavitan chromosome 3A, WEW_v2.0, whole genome shotgun sequence genome:
- the LOC119270280 gene encoding uncharacterized protein LOC119270280 isoform X4 produces the protein MLCSPTPSFCLFDSVWSRSSCCSRPLVPSFHGCAAARGPPYASPRSYGSRVSCSGDMVCSVWRCLRGSRRCCVSCVAAANGSGRSETGGPCSPTHRRLFSDQLKMNFLKEKEVRKGMGATSLNRRVKEVEPEEVQGRIMVACGWLVQGNFRAGAAARVPEQAPRHWRSVGRILETKVRLYLVSLADP, from the exons ATGCTCTGCTCTCCGACACCATCTTTTTGCTTGTTCGATTCAGTCTGGAGCAGGAGCAGCTGCTGCTCGCGACCTCTAGTTCCTTCTTTCCATGGATGTGCTGCTGCTCGGGGCCCTCCCTATGCTTCTCCTCGCTCGTACGGGTCCAG GGTTAGCTGCTCAGGGGACATGGTGTGTTCCGTGTGGCGCTGCCTTCGCGGCAGCCGCCGTTGTTGTGTCTCGTGTGTCGCGGCAGCCAATGGGTCGGGAAGGTCTGAGACTGGAGGTCCCTGCTCGCCAACTCACAGACGGTTGTTCTCCGACCAGTTAAAAATGA ATTTTTTGAAGGAGAAGGAGGTGCGAAAGGGGATGGGAGCAACAAGTCTAAATCGAAGA GTCAAAGAAGTCGAACCTGAAGAAGTGCAGGGAAGAATTATGGTTGCGTGTGGCTGGCTGGTTCAGGGGAATTTCAGGGCGGGCGCGGCGGCACGGGTGCCGGAGCAGGCTCCTAGGCACTGGCGATCTGTCGGACGGATATTAGAAACGAAGGTGAGGTTGTATCTTGTTAG CCTGGCCGATCCGTGA
- the LOC119270280 gene encoding uncharacterized protein LOC119270280 isoform X5: protein MLCSPTPSFCLFDSVWSRSSCCSRPLVPSFHGCAAARGPPYASPRSYGSRVSCSGDMVCSVWRCLRGSRRCCVSCVAAANGSGRSETGGPCSPTHRRLFSDQLKMNFLKEKEVRKGMGATSLNRRVKEVEPEEVQGRIMVACGWLVQGNFRAGAAARVPEQAPRHWRSVGRILETKPGRSVNI, encoded by the exons ATGCTCTGCTCTCCGACACCATCTTTTTGCTTGTTCGATTCAGTCTGGAGCAGGAGCAGCTGCTGCTCGCGACCTCTAGTTCCTTCTTTCCATGGATGTGCTGCTGCTCGGGGCCCTCCCTATGCTTCTCCTCGCTCGTACGGGTCCAG GGTTAGCTGCTCAGGGGACATGGTGTGTTCCGTGTGGCGCTGCCTTCGCGGCAGCCGCCGTTGTTGTGTCTCGTGTGTCGCGGCAGCCAATGGGTCGGGAAGGTCTGAGACTGGAGGTCCCTGCTCGCCAACTCACAGACGGTTGTTCTCCGACCAGTTAAAAATGA ATTTTTTGAAGGAGAAGGAGGTGCGAAAGGGGATGGGAGCAACAAGTCTAAATCGAAGA GTCAAAGAAGTCGAACCTGAAGAAGTGCAGGGAAGAATTATGGTTGCGTGTGGCTGGCTGGTTCAGGGGAATTTCAGGGCGGGCGCGGCGGCACGGGTGCCGGAGCAGGCTCCTAGGCACTGGCGATCTGTCGGACGGATATTAGAAACGAAG CCTGGCCGATCCGTGAATATTTGA
- the LOC119270280 gene encoding uncharacterized protein LOC119270280 isoform X6 → MLCSPTPSFCLFDSVWSRSSCCSRPLVPSFHGCAAARGPPYASPRSYGSRVSCSGDMVCSVWRCLRGSRRCCVSCVAAANGSGRSETGGPCSPTHRRLFSDQLKMNFLKEKEVRKGMGATSLNRRVKEVEPEEVQGRIMVACGWLVQGNFRAGAAARVPEQAPRHWRSVGRILETKVRLYLVR, encoded by the exons ATGCTCTGCTCTCCGACACCATCTTTTTGCTTGTTCGATTCAGTCTGGAGCAGGAGCAGCTGCTGCTCGCGACCTCTAGTTCCTTCTTTCCATGGATGTGCTGCTGCTCGGGGCCCTCCCTATGCTTCTCCTCGCTCGTACGGGTCCAG GGTTAGCTGCTCAGGGGACATGGTGTGTTCCGTGTGGCGCTGCCTTCGCGGCAGCCGCCGTTGTTGTGTCTCGTGTGTCGCGGCAGCCAATGGGTCGGGAAGGTCTGAGACTGGAGGTCCCTGCTCGCCAACTCACAGACGGTTGTTCTCCGACCAGTTAAAAATGA ATTTTTTGAAGGAGAAGGAGGTGCGAAAGGGGATGGGAGCAACAAGTCTAAATCGAAGA GTCAAAGAAGTCGAACCTGAAGAAGTGCAGGGAAGAATTATGGTTGCGTGTGGCTGGCTGGTTCAGGGGAATTTCAGGGCGGGCGCGGCGGCACGGGTGCCGGAGCAGGCTCCTAGGCACTGGCGATCTGTCGGACGGATATTAGAAACGAAGGTGAGGTTGTATCTTGTTAG GTGA
- the LOC119270280 gene encoding uncharacterized protein LOC119270280 isoform X1, whose translation MLCSPTPSFCLFDSVWSRSSCCSRPLVPSFHGCAAARGPPYASPRSYGSRVSCSGDMVCSVWRCLRGSRRCCVSCVAAANGSGRSETGGPCSPTHRRLFSDQLKMNFLKEKEVRKGMGATSLNRRVKEVEPEEVQGRIMVACGWLVQGNFRAGAAARVPEQAPRHWRSVGRILETKVKEERPPTRRCGVGRRGRPAGRPQCGAGRRGNRPARRRCDAGIQAAVQGGDMTAELRLGRWRGKAGSGARDTIRSDFLFLRVG comes from the exons ATGCTCTGCTCTCCGACACCATCTTTTTGCTTGTTCGATTCAGTCTGGAGCAGGAGCAGCTGCTGCTCGCGACCTCTAGTTCCTTCTTTCCATGGATGTGCTGCTGCTCGGGGCCCTCCCTATGCTTCTCCTCGCTCGTACGGGTCCAG GGTTAGCTGCTCAGGGGACATGGTGTGTTCCGTGTGGCGCTGCCTTCGCGGCAGCCGCCGTTGTTGTGTCTCGTGTGTCGCGGCAGCCAATGGGTCGGGAAGGTCTGAGACTGGAGGTCCCTGCTCGCCAACTCACAGACGGTTGTTCTCCGACCAGTTAAAAATGA ATTTTTTGAAGGAGAAGGAGGTGCGAAAGGGGATGGGAGCAACAAGTCTAAATCGAAGA GTCAAAGAAGTCGAACCTGAAGAAGTGCAGGGAAGAATTATGGTTGCGTGTGGCTGGCTGGTTCAGGGGAATTTCAGGGCGGGCGCGGCGGCACGGGTGCCGGAGCAGGCTCCTAGGCACTGGCGATCTGTCGGACGGATATTAGAAACGAAG GTGAAGGAGGAGCGGCCGCCCACTCGACGGTGCGGTGTAGggcggcgagggaggccggcagggaGGCCTCAATGCGGTGCAGGACGGCGAGGGAACCGTCCAGCGAGGCGACGATGCGATGCAGGGATCCAGgccgccgtgcagggaggcgacatGACTGCTGAGCTTCGTCTGGGGCGGTGGCGAGGAAAGGCAGGGAGTGGGGCCAGGGACACGATTAGGTCCGATTTCCTTTTTTTGCGAGTTGGTTAG
- the LOC119270280 gene encoding uncharacterized protein LOC119270280 isoform X2: MDVLLLGALPMLLLARTGPGLAAQGTWCVPCGAAFAAAAVVVSRVSRQPMGREGLRLEVPARQLTDALNGSDFLKEKEVRKGMGATSLNRRVKEVEPEEVQGRIMVACGWLVQGNFRAGAAARVPEQAPRHWRSVGRILETKVKEERPPTRRCGVGRRGRPAGRPQCGAGRRGNRPARRRCDAGIQAAVQGGDMTAELRLGRWRGKAGSGARDTIRSDFLFLRVG; the protein is encoded by the exons ATGGATGTGCTGCTGCTCGGGGCCCTCCCTATGCTTCTCCTCGCTCGTACGGGTCCAG GGTTAGCTGCTCAGGGGACATGGTGTGTTCCGTGTGGCGCTGCCTTCGCGGCAGCCGCCGTTGTTGTGTCTCGTGTGTCGCGGCAGCCAATGGGTCGGGAAGGTCTGAGACTGGAGGTCCCTGCTCGCCAACTCACAGACG CCCTGAATGGTTCAGATTTTTTGAAGGAGAAGGAGGTGCGAAAGGGGATGGGAGCAACAAGTCTAAATCGAAGA GTCAAAGAAGTCGAACCTGAAGAAGTGCAGGGAAGAATTATGGTTGCGTGTGGCTGGCTGGTTCAGGGGAATTTCAGGGCGGGCGCGGCGGCACGGGTGCCGGAGCAGGCTCCTAGGCACTGGCGATCTGTCGGACGGATATTAGAAACGAAG GTGAAGGAGGAGCGGCCGCCCACTCGACGGTGCGGTGTAGggcggcgagggaggccggcagggaGGCCTCAATGCGGTGCAGGACGGCGAGGGAACCGTCCAGCGAGGCGACGATGCGATGCAGGGATCCAGgccgccgtgcagggaggcgacatGACTGCTGAGCTTCGTCTGGGGCGGTGGCGAGGAAAGGCAGGGAGTGGGGCCAGGGACACGATTAGGTCCGATTTCCTTTTTTTGCGAGTTGGTTAG
- the LOC119270280 gene encoding uncharacterized protein LOC119270280 isoform X3: protein MVCSVWRCLRGSRRCCVSCVAAANGSGRSETGGPCSPTHRRLFSDQLKMNFLKEKEVRKGMGATSLNRRVKEVEPEEVQGRIMVACGWLVQGNFRAGAAARVPEQAPRHWRSVGRILETKVKEERPPTRRCGVGRRGRPAGRPQCGAGRRGNRPARRRCDAGIQAAVQGGDMTAELRLGRWRGKAGSGARDTIRSDFLFLRVG, encoded by the exons ATGGTGTGTTCCGTGTGGCGCTGCCTTCGCGGCAGCCGCCGTTGTTGTGTCTCGTGTGTCGCGGCAGCCAATGGGTCGGGAAGGTCTGAGACTGGAGGTCCCTGCTCGCCAACTCACAGACGGTTGTTCTCCGACCAGTTAAAAATGA ATTTTTTGAAGGAGAAGGAGGTGCGAAAGGGGATGGGAGCAACAAGTCTAAATCGAAGA GTCAAAGAAGTCGAACCTGAAGAAGTGCAGGGAAGAATTATGGTTGCGTGTGGCTGGCTGGTTCAGGGGAATTTCAGGGCGGGCGCGGCGGCACGGGTGCCGGAGCAGGCTCCTAGGCACTGGCGATCTGTCGGACGGATATTAGAAACGAAG GTGAAGGAGGAGCGGCCGCCCACTCGACGGTGCGGTGTAGggcggcgagggaggccggcagggaGGCCTCAATGCGGTGCAGGACGGCGAGGGAACCGTCCAGCGAGGCGACGATGCGATGCAGGGATCCAGgccgccgtgcagggaggcgacatGACTGCTGAGCTTCGTCTGGGGCGGTGGCGAGGAAAGGCAGGGAGTGGGGCCAGGGACACGATTAGGTCCGATTTCCTTTTTTTGCGAGTTGGTTAG